One segment of Desulfuromonas acetoxidans DSM 684 DNA contains the following:
- a CDS encoding glutamate dehydrogenase yields MEACDFGLDGARVVVQGFGAVGKHAARFLTEHGAILVGAADSQGTIYNAQGLNIDHLAELKANGKSITAYKDGQHGTKDAILDMECDIWIPAARPDVIHEDNAERLKARLVVEGANIPITHNAERILHQRGILCIPDFIANAGGVICAAMEYEGATESAALEAIEEKLRHNTRNVLDGVKRKGILPREAAVELAVQRVKKAGSFRRWNVF; encoded by the coding sequence TTGGAGGCGTGTGATTTCGGTCTCGACGGTGCCCGCGTTGTGGTGCAGGGATTCGGAGCCGTGGGCAAACATGCCGCCCGCTTTCTGACCGAGCACGGCGCGATCCTGGTAGGAGCGGCAGATTCACAAGGCACCATCTACAACGCCCAGGGGCTCAACATCGACCACCTTGCTGAACTCAAGGCCAACGGCAAAAGTATCACCGCTTATAAGGATGGTCAGCACGGCACCAAAGACGCTATTCTCGACATGGAGTGCGATATCTGGATTCCCGCTGCCCGCCCCGATGTGATTCACGAAGATAATGCCGAACGCCTCAAAGCCCGCCTCGTGGTCGAAGGGGCGAATATCCCCATCACCCATAATGCAGAGAGGATTCTTCATCAACGCGGCATCCTGTGTATTCCTGATTTTATTGCCAACGCCGGTGGCGTGATCTGCGCCGCTATGGAATATGAAGGGGCCACGGAATCGGCGGCGCTCGAAGCGATTGAGGAAAAGTTGCGTCACAATACTCGCAATGTTCTGGATGGCGTTAAACGAAAAGGGATTTTGCCCCGAGAGGCGGCTGTGGAGCTTGCAGTTCAACGGGTGAAAAAGGCGGGGTCGTTTCGGCGTTGGAATGTGTTTTGA
- a CDS encoding YqaE/Pmp3 family membrane protein, whose protein sequence is MDLVRILCAILLPPLGVFLQVGIGWPFWINILLTLFGYIPGIVHAVWVIAKK, encoded by the coding sequence ATGGATCTCGTTCGGATTCTATGCGCCATCCTGCTGCCGCCGTTGGGCGTGTTTCTGCAGGTCGGTATTGGTTGGCCGTTCTGGATTAATATTCTGCTGACCTTGTTTGGCTATATTCCCGGTATCGTGCATGCGGTGTGGGTGATTGCCAAGAAGTAG
- a CDS encoding arsenate reductase ArsC: MSSKLKLLFLCTGNSCRSQMAEGWTRHLKGDVIDVYSAGIETHGLNPNAVKVMAEAGVDISSHRSQHIDEFKEIAIDVVVTVCGHAHETCPYFPANCKVVHVGFDDPPKMAKELAEQGASQEQQLDCYRTVRDQIKAFVETLPSSVME; encoded by the coding sequence ATGAGTAGCAAATTGAAACTGTTATTTCTCTGTACCGGCAATTCCTGCCGCAGTCAGATGGCCGAAGGCTGGACCCGCCATCTTAAAGGCGATGTGATTGACGTCTACTCCGCCGGGATTGAAACCCACGGCCTCAATCCCAACGCCGTTAAAGTGATGGCCGAAGCCGGTGTGGATATATCCAGCCACCGCTCCCAGCATATCGATGAGTTCAAAGAGATCGCCATTGATGTCGTGGTCACGGTGTGCGGTCACGCCCACGAAACCTGTCCGTATTTTCCGGCCAATTGCAAAGTGGTTCATGTCGGCTTTGACGATCCCCCCAAAATGGCCAAAGAGCTGGCCGAACAAGGGGCCTCGCAAGAACAGCAACTGGACTGTTACCGCACCGTGCGCGACCAGATCAAAGCCTTTGTCGAAACCCTGCCCTCATCCGTCATGGAGTAA
- a CDS encoding cytochrome c3 family protein, giving the protein MVQRLCFLLILLLPTLSFGYNADSTCVRCHGDEIQMTSLGAPALYLDPQTVDDEVNMGGMPTCVDCHQGDNTTLDKDAAHQGVLKPFLMAVGGAYKGETMDRQQVGITALEPQDRDFDAMIPKPDKATLKQAKAGKILGVYYHDRDPQTFAYAPEVARATCGKCHDDEVTAYNSSTKGLLKHQRAFRTFSEDLPGPQNCGPWFGDNYEALASECAVPFDAAQNNASARQCSKCHAGCNDCHYHAYKGQGRHRFGPPEAPSCYGGGRASLCHAGPMDRRRGAGYMRGEYAFPSDLPVGVHVQNGVDCIDCHQIDNHQFGHLASDSARNSCQQCHEQIVAAVAQSSHSNVDCSACHVQTVGAYQFTFWGPGVVAGVETPFTKHKEYYGTRSLPTLIKNAAGSWIPVKPYPMAALNQTKDVAPTDLKFRAIPQRTIKGDTSIGEPETFAIAREQTDVNDAFIVNGTRNDLPHNNKALLWIQMDKMSHALGQARTCDSCHTSHAQVAESSYTYANNKDVQQPFTGSYTIVADTDGMRFENMKTSTIVPTAKRQIADFAPFITFPEGWNVKGIDFSIPFRPQEVATATTELEKFLAELDKVEDRDVEMIRVVAWHNLEMARVMLMEKKD; this is encoded by the coding sequence ATGGTGCAACGCTTGTGCTTCCTGCTTATTCTGCTTCTGCCCACCCTGAGCTTTGGTTACAACGCCGACTCCACCTGCGTGCGCTGTCATGGCGATGAAATTCAGATGACATCCCTGGGCGCTCCAGCCCTGTATCTCGACCCGCAGACCGTGGACGACGAAGTCAACATGGGCGGTATGCCCACCTGTGTCGACTGCCATCAGGGCGACAACACTACTCTGGATAAAGACGCCGCGCATCAGGGCGTGCTCAAGCCGTTTTTGATGGCCGTTGGTGGTGCGTACAAAGGCGAGACCATGGATCGGCAGCAGGTCGGCATCACCGCACTGGAACCGCAGGACCGAGACTTTGACGCCATGATTCCCAAGCCGGATAAAGCCACGCTGAAGCAGGCCAAAGCAGGCAAAATTCTCGGCGTCTATTATCACGACCGCGATCCGCAGACCTTTGCCTATGCGCCGGAAGTGGCCCGCGCCACCTGCGGCAAATGTCATGATGACGAGGTCACCGCTTACAACAGCTCCACCAAGGGGTTGCTCAAACATCAGCGCGCCTTCCGCACCTTCAGCGAAGACCTGCCCGGCCCGCAGAACTGCGGCCCGTGGTTCGGCGATAATTATGAGGCCCTGGCCAGTGAATGTGCGGTGCCGTTTGATGCCGCGCAAAACAACGCCTCGGCACGCCAGTGCAGCAAATGCCACGCCGGGTGCAACGATTGCCATTATCACGCCTACAAAGGCCAAGGCCGTCACCGCTTCGGCCCGCCCGAAGCGCCATCCTGCTATGGCGGTGGCCGTGCCAGCCTGTGTCATGCCGGGCCTATGGATCGACGCCGTGGCGCTGGATACATGCGCGGCGAATACGCCTTTCCGTCCGACCTGCCCGTAGGCGTGCATGTGCAGAACGGTGTCGACTGCATCGACTGCCATCAGATCGACAATCACCAGTTCGGCCACCTGGCCAGCGACTCGGCACGCAACTCCTGCCAACAGTGCCATGAACAGATCGTCGCCGCCGTCGCCCAGTCCAGCCACAGCAATGTCGATTGCAGCGCCTGCCACGTTCAGACCGTCGGCGCGTATCAGTTCACCTTCTGGGGGCCGGGCGTGGTCGCCGGGGTGGAAACACCCTTCACCAAGCACAAGGAATATTACGGCACCCGCTCCCTGCCGACGCTGATTAAAAACGCCGCCGGGAGCTGGATTCCGGTCAAGCCCTACCCCATGGCCGCGCTCAACCAGACCAAGGATGTCGCCCCCACCGACCTGAAGTTCCGTGCCATCCCGCAACGCACCATCAAAGGAGATACCAGCATCGGCGAACCCGAGACCTTCGCCATTGCCCGCGAGCAGACCGACGTCAACGACGCCTTTATCGTCAACGGCACCCGCAACGACTTGCCGCACAACAACAAGGCCTTGTTGTGGATTCAGATGGACAAAATGAGCCACGCCCTCGGCCAGGCCCGCACCTGCGATAGCTGCCACACCAGCCACGCCCAGGTCGCCGAGTCTAGCTACACCTACGCCAACAACAAGGATGTGCAGCAACCGTTCACCGGCAGCTACACCATTGTTGCCGATACCGACGGGATGCGCTTTGAAAACATGAAAACCAGCACCATCGTCCCAACGGCCAAACGGCAGATTGCCGACTTTGCACCGTTCATCACTTTCCCGGAAGGCTGGAATGTCAAAGGGATCGATTTCTCCATTCCGTTTCGCCCGCAGGAAGTGGCGACGGCGACCACTGAGTTAGAGAAATTTCTTGCGGAATTGGATAAGGTGGAAGACCGTGATGTGGAGATGATTCGGGTTGTGGCTTGGCATAATTTGGAGATGGCGAGGGTGATGCTGATGGAGAAAAAGGATTAG
- a CDS encoding ArsR/SmtB family transcription factor, giving the protein MESISQLFKALGDQNRLRVVAALLEYDELCACQLTEFLQITAATASRHMGVLVASGLVSSRKESRWVYYRLTQKSRPLLEMLDWLSRQLKNDTTIKQDRKTLAEITSCDKNDLCKRHNTP; this is encoded by the coding sequence ATGGAGTCCATTTCACAACTGTTTAAAGCACTCGGCGACCAGAACCGCCTTCGGGTAGTTGCCGCCCTGCTTGAATACGACGAGCTGTGCGCCTGCCAGCTTACCGAGTTTTTGCAAATCACGGCAGCGACGGCATCACGTCATATGGGCGTGCTGGTGGCGTCCGGCCTGGTCAGCAGCCGTAAGGAAAGCCGCTGGGTTTATTACCGTTTGACCCAAAAATCTCGACCGTTGCTGGAGATGCTGGATTGGTTATCGCGCCAACTGAAAAACGACACGACCATCAAGCAGGATCGCAAAACACTGGCGGAAATCACCTCCTGCGACAAAAACGATCTTTGCAAAAGACACAACACCCCCTGA
- a CDS encoding potassium channel family protein yields the protein MRIVFVGAGELTVETASLLIARKHEVVIIEEDKERIEELTETLDCSFLHGDGSRPNILSEAGPEHADYLFCLTENDQYNIIAALVGRSLGYGHVVIQIHNVDYLTICRELRLEHTVTPSKTISRYLADTVSGVDAVELSSMIKYEARCITVQITEDNKGKISDFALPKEARIIGIYRDKQFLIADAETVLKEDDEALILTHSKHLSELTERFIEQEIEEEGEAD from the coding sequence ATGCGAATCGTCTTTGTCGGTGCCGGAGAACTCACCGTAGAAACCGCCTCTTTACTCATTGCACGCAAACATGAGGTGGTGATTATTGAAGAGGACAAGGAGCGCATTGAGGAGCTGACCGAAACGCTCGACTGCAGTTTTCTCCACGGCGACGGCAGCCGCCCCAACATCCTCAGTGAGGCCGGGCCGGAACACGCCGACTACCTGTTCTGCCTGACGGAAAATGATCAGTACAACATCATTGCCGCACTGGTGGGGCGTTCGTTAGGCTACGGCCATGTGGTGATCCAGATTCACAATGTCGACTACCTCACCATCTGCCGCGAGCTGCGCCTTGAACATACCGTCACGCCATCGAAAACCATCAGCCGCTATCTGGCCGATACCGTGTCCGGGGTGGATGCCGTGGAACTGTCATCGATGATCAAATACGAGGCACGCTGCATCACGGTACAAATTACAGAAGACAATAAAGGCAAAATCTCCGACTTTGCCTTGCCCAAAGAGGCACGTATCATCGGTATTTACCGCGATAAACAGTTTTTGATTGCCGATGCGGAAACTGTTCTCAAAGAGGATGATGAGGCGCTGATTCTGACCCATAGTAAGCATCTGTCGGAGTTGACGGAACGGTTTATTGAACAGGAGATCGAGGAGGAAGGGGAAGCGGATTGA
- the arsB gene encoding ACR3 family arsenite efflux transporter yields the protein MHSETPLDNTRKMTSLFERYLTLWVGLCIIGGILLGKVAPNLASSLDNMAIQVNGAPVVSIPIAICLFFMMYPIMVKIDFASVVKAGKSGKPVFLTLFLNWAIKPFTMYAIAMLFLGILLKSFIGADAVDLVKMPFGLDLPVGASHGAGLVVLHDGVKMLQIPLWRSYFAGCILLGIAPCTAMVLVWGYLARGNDGLTLVMVAINSLTMLLLYGVLGGFLLGVGQLPVPWQALLLSVAIYVALPLVAGYFSRKWIIAHKGEHWFKEKFLHVLTPVTISALLLTLVLLFSFKGETILANPLTIVWISIPLFLQTVLIFTLGYVAAKLLKLDYADAAPAAMIGASNHFEVAIATAVMLFGLSSGAALATVVGVLIEVPVMLMLVGICKRTTGWFEHS from the coding sequence ATGCACAGTGAAACACCGTTGGACAACACCCGTAAAATGACCAGCCTGTTTGAACGCTACCTGACCCTGTGGGTCGGCCTGTGCATCATCGGCGGTATCCTGCTGGGCAAAGTCGCCCCCAATCTGGCCAGCTCCCTCGACAATATGGCGATCCAGGTCAACGGCGCGCCCGTGGTTTCCATCCCCATTGCCATCTGCCTGTTTTTCATGATGTATCCCATCATGGTCAAAATCGATTTTGCCAGCGTCGTCAAAGCCGGGAAGAGCGGTAAGCCGGTCTTTCTCACCCTGTTTCTCAACTGGGCAATCAAGCCCTTTACCATGTACGCCATTGCCATGCTGTTTCTCGGTATTCTGCTCAAAAGCTTCATCGGTGCCGATGCCGTCGACCTGGTGAAAATGCCCTTCGGCCTTGACCTGCCGGTAGGTGCCAGCCACGGTGCCGGACTCGTCGTGCTGCACGATGGCGTAAAAATGCTGCAAATCCCGTTGTGGCGCAGCTACTTTGCCGGTTGCATCCTGCTCGGCATTGCCCCCTGCACCGCCATGGTGCTGGTGTGGGGCTATCTGGCGCGGGGCAACGACGGCCTCACCCTGGTAATGGTCGCCATCAACTCGCTAACCATGCTGTTGCTCTATGGCGTACTCGGCGGCTTTCTGCTCGGTGTCGGCCAACTGCCGGTGCCCTGGCAGGCACTGCTGCTGTCCGTCGCTATTTACGTCGCCCTGCCGTTGGTTGCAGGCTACTTTTCCCGCAAATGGATCATTGCCCATAAGGGCGAGCACTGGTTTAAGGAGAAGTTTCTCCATGTGCTGACGCCGGTCACGATCAGCGCCCTGCTGTTGACCCTGGTGCTGCTGTTCAGCTTTAAAGGGGAAACCATCCTCGCCAATCCGCTGACCATTGTCTGGATCTCGATCCCGCTGTTTTTGCAGACAGTGCTGATTTTCACCCTTGGCTATGTGGCGGCGAAGCTGTTAAAACTCGACTATGCCGACGCGGCTCCGGCAGCCATGATTGGCGCCTCGAACCACTTTGAGGTGGCCATTGCCACGGCGGTCATGCTGTTTGGCCTGTCGTCGGGTGCGGCCCTGGCCACGGTTGTCGGCGTCTTGATTGAAGTACCGGTGATGCTGATGCTGGTGGGGATCTGCAAACGCACAACCGGATGGTTTGAACACTCGTAG
- a CDS encoding Glu/Leu/Phe/Val dehydrogenase dimerization domain-containing protein, producing the protein MEDIFKFYDDLGPTKILHIYEPSLNLKAVLVVDNVAAGPAIGGLRMAPDVSTEECCRLARAMTLKNAAAGLPHGGGKAVLYGDPKMPHDQKECLIRAVANALRDIKEYIVGPDMGTDEECMAWVQDEIGRSVGLPREIGGIPLDEIGATGWGCFTRRRWHWRRVISVSTVPALWCRDSEPWANMPPAF; encoded by the coding sequence ATGGAAGACATTTTCAAATTCTATGATGATCTCGGCCCGACCAAGATCCTGCATATCTATGAACCTTCGCTCAACCTGAAAGCGGTTCTTGTGGTGGATAATGTCGCAGCCGGGCCTGCCATTGGTGGCCTGCGCATGGCTCCCGATGTCAGTACCGAAGAGTGCTGCCGTCTGGCGCGAGCCATGACCTTGAAAAATGCGGCTGCGGGCCTACCACATGGCGGCGGCAAGGCCGTGCTCTATGGCGATCCGAAAATGCCACACGACCAGAAAGAATGCCTGATCCGCGCCGTGGCCAATGCCCTGCGCGACATCAAAGAATATATCGTCGGCCCGGACATGGGCACCGATGAAGAGTGTATGGCCTGGGTGCAGGATGAGATTGGTCGCTCCGTTGGTCTGCCGCGTGAGATTGGCGGCATTCCCCTTGATGAGATCGGCGCCACCGGCTGGGGCTGTTTCACGCGACGGAGGTGGCATTGGAGGCGTGTGATTTCGGTCTCGACGGTGCCCGCGTTGTGGTGCAGGGATTCGGAGCCGTGGGCAAACATGCCGCCCGCTTTCTGA
- a CDS encoding FeoB-associated Cys-rich membrane protein — translation MTLDLFLTLCVIVIAALYLIRTLRRQKNSGGGCSCGSGGSCCGGGQESGGCCQGQHH, via the coding sequence ATGACGTTAGATCTTTTTTTAACCCTTTGCGTTATCGTCATTGCCGCGCTTTATCTGATTCGCACGTTGCGCCGCCAAAAGAATAGTGGTGGAGGATGCTCGTGTGGTTCGGGGGGATCGTGTTGCGGTGGGGGACAGGAGTCTGGTGGATGTTGCCAGGGGCAGCACCATTAA
- a CDS encoding metallophosphoesterase family protein produces the protein MAKAMSNGNQPQRLIAIGDLHGQRDMLRRLLNVVQPSAADQLVFLGDYIDRGPDSCGLLSYLIALQQRFPDTVFLRGNHDQMLLDALVEVGLRHDVRLREICSRYQEDVGSFSDIDIFYSNGGRATLASYETTKLSDIPQEHVAFLESTRLWWPCDPFVFVHAGLQPGIPVEKQSIFTLLWARNLPPSDDGIIQVVGHSPTANNWPTFDAGRYAMDTGAGHHRVLTACDVLTQQVWQVS, from the coding sequence GTGGCCAAGGCGATGAGCAACGGCAACCAACCACAGCGATTGATTGCCATCGGCGATCTGCATGGTCAACGCGATATGCTGCGCCGATTGCTCAATGTCGTCCAGCCAAGCGCCGCTGATCAGCTGGTGTTTCTCGGTGACTATATTGATCGCGGCCCGGACAGTTGCGGTTTACTCTCCTACCTCATCGCCCTGCAACAACGCTTTCCCGACACCGTCTTTCTGCGTGGCAACCACGATCAAATGTTGCTTGATGCGCTGGTCGAGGTTGGCCTACGCCATGATGTGCGCCTGCGCGAAATCTGCTCACGCTATCAGGAGGACGTCGGATCTTTTTCCGATATCGATATTTTCTACAGCAACGGCGGCCGGGCCACGTTGGCCAGTTACGAAACCACGAAACTCAGCGATATCCCCCAAGAACACGTCGCCTTTCTGGAGAGCACCCGGCTGTGGTGGCCATGTGATCCGTTTGTCTTTGTCCACGCCGGGCTTCAGCCCGGCATCCCGGTGGAGAAGCAATCGATCTTTACCCTGCTGTGGGCGCGTAACTTACCGCCAAGCGATGATGGCATTATTCAGGTGGTTGGGCATAGTCCGACGGCAAATAACTGGCCGACGTTTGATGCGGGGCGTTATGCGATGGATACCGGGGCCGGGCATCATCGGGTTTTGACGGCTTGTGATGTGTTGACGCAGCAGGTTTGGCAAGTTTCGTAA
- a CDS encoding TrkH family potassium uptake protein: MSQPGSELFFAVRPKLIGHYFGQFCLIMAALNLVTLVVSLLTAPDWRISLSYALIILGLLLAWLVLKRLRVSQRMQMNEAMVLAALVFLVVPFIMTIPLLVSDIPFMDALFETVSSVTTTGLSTLPGMEGKPLIFTFSRAWMQWYGGLGIVVFSLALVVRPGLSALRLAAMDEPDDLVGGTRAHARRVVIVYSVLTLSGIILWLVLGGSLRNGVLYILSAVSTGGFAPTSGSFADLPHVRLAWVVTLTTLAGALPLALYHQTWRDGLRPLLDNVELRLLILLIATMTLLVTLSMWSYGTPWSTAVHHAPLMVCSAQTTAGFSSLDPAALDPGSKLLLILSMLIGGGVGSTAGGFKLLRLLVLLTLIRHFVRTMSVPPNTVLRQKLGKKVLEQDDVQDALMIILLFIGAIVLSWLPFVAYGYDPLNALFDVVSATATVGLSTGIVGADLPTPLKGVLCVDMFLGRLECVAWLIFFYHRTWFGRKRDN, translated from the coding sequence ATGTCCCAGCCCGGCAGCGAACTGTTTTTTGCGGTACGACCCAAACTGATCGGTCATTATTTCGGTCAGTTCTGCCTGATTATGGCTGCCCTTAACCTGGTCACGCTGGTCGTCTCGCTGTTGACCGCCCCGGATTGGCGCATCTCGCTGAGCTATGCACTGATCATTCTCGGTCTGCTGCTGGCCTGGCTTGTATTGAAACGGCTGCGCGTCTCGCAACGGATGCAGATGAACGAAGCCATGGTGCTGGCTGCGCTGGTGTTTTTGGTGGTGCCGTTTATCATGACCATCCCGTTGTTGGTATCCGACATCCCGTTTATGGACGCCCTGTTTGAAACGGTGTCCTCCGTCACCACCACCGGCCTCAGCACCCTGCCCGGCATGGAGGGCAAGCCGCTGATTTTCACCTTCTCCCGCGCCTGGATGCAATGGTATGGCGGATTGGGCATTGTTGTCTTCTCCCTGGCGCTGGTGGTACGTCCCGGCCTGTCCGCCCTGCGCCTGGCGGCCATGGACGAACCGGACGATCTGGTCGGCGGCACCCGCGCCCATGCCCGACGAGTGGTGATTGTCTATAGTGTGCTGACGTTGTCCGGCATCATACTGTGGCTGGTGTTGGGAGGATCACTACGCAACGGCGTGCTCTACATCCTCTCTGCGGTATCCACCGGCGGTTTTGCCCCAACCTCGGGCAGTTTTGCCGACCTTCCCCATGTGCGCTTGGCGTGGGTGGTCACCCTGACCACACTGGCTGGTGCCCTGCCATTGGCGCTGTATCACCAAACATGGCGCGACGGGCTACGCCCGTTACTCGACAACGTTGAGCTGCGTCTGCTGATCCTGCTGATTGCAACCATGACCCTGCTGGTCACGCTGTCGATGTGGAGTTACGGCACCCCCTGGTCCACCGCCGTGCACCATGCGCCGCTGATGGTATGCTCGGCCCAGACCACGGCGGGTTTTTCCAGCCTTGATCCGGCGGCACTTGATCCCGGCTCCAAGCTGCTGCTGATCCTGTCCATGCTCATCGGCGGCGGCGTTGGTTCTACCGCCGGTGGCTTCAAACTGCTGCGCCTGCTGGTGCTGCTGACGCTGATCCGCCACTTTGTCCGCACCATGAGTGTGCCGCCCAATACCGTGTTGCGGCAAAAACTCGGTAAAAAGGTGCTGGAACAGGATGACGTGCAGGATGCGCTGATGATCATCCTGCTGTTTATCGGTGCTATTGTGCTGTCGTGGCTGCCGTTTGTCGCCTACGGCTACGATCCGCTCAATGCCCTGTTTGACGTAGTTTCCGCCACCGCCACCGTCGGCCTGTCCACCGGCATTGTCGGAGCGGACCTGCCCACCCCGCTTAAAGGGGTTTTGTGTGTCGATATGTTCCTTGGCCGTCTGGAATGCGTGGCCTGGCTGATTTTCTTTTACCACCGGACCTGGTTCGGTAGAAAGCGAGACAACTGA